The nucleotide window AAGCGGCACTTAAATATGCTCAGGAAAGACACCAGTTCGGAAAATCGATTTCAAGTTTTCAGGCGGTAAATTTTATGTTGGCTGATATGGCGACAGAAATTGACGCTTCAGAATTGCTAATCAGAAGAGCTTCTGACCTTAAAAATGCAAAAGCAAAAATGACACGAGAAGGAGCAATGGCAAAATTATACGCTTCTGAAGCTTGTGTTAGAATTTCCAATAATGCGGTTCAAATCTTTGGAGGTTACGGTTACACAAAAGATTTCCCAGTTGAAAAATTCTACAGAGATTCTAAACTTTGTACAATCGGCGAAGGAACTTCTGAAATCCAGAGATTGGTGATTGGAAGAGACATTACGTCTTAAGAATCAAAATTTTACATTTTAAAATATCAAACCCTTTCAAATTTTTTTAACTTTGAAAGGGTTTTTAAATTTAATACTATGATTAAAGAATTGTTAATCTCAGAGTTTCTGCAGGAAGCCGGAAACACACGCAAAGTCTTGGAAGCGATTCCAGATTCTGCGCTTGGCTGGAAATCTTCAGAAAAAACTTGGTCCACTGCAGAGCTGGCTTCGCACGTTGCAACGATTTATGCTTGGTATCCCGAAGTCCTTTTGTCTGATGCGTTTGAGTTGTCAGATTTCAAATACGAAAGAGAAAATCACTCGGCTTCGGAAAATATTCTGAAAAAATTTGAAGAGAATTTTTCTCTGGCCAAAGAAGCTTTCGAAAAGCTCGACGAAAATAACCTGAACACACCCTGGACAATGACGATGAAGGAAAAAGTCCTGATTCCACCAACGCCAAAGTACAACATTATCAGAACAACGCTCTTCAATCATCTATATCACCATCGTGGCGAATTGATTGTTTATCTCCGGGCAACAGGCAACAAAGTTCCAGGTTTTTACGGTCCGACTGCGGATGATAAGTTTTAAATATAATAATTAATGAATCCCGACATCACTTCCTACAATCAGAAATTAGAATCTGAAGACGAGAAAATCGCAACTCTTCTTTCCGAAGAAATTGCCAAACATCTTCCCGAAGCCGAGAACAAAATCTGGCACGCGCATCCAGTTTGGTTTCTAGCTGGAAATCCAATTGTCGGTTACAGCAAACAGAAACGAGGAATTCGATTGATGTTCTGGAGCGGAAAATCTTTCGCTGAAGAAAAACTGAATGTGGAAGGCGAAAAATTCCAAGACGCGTCTATTTTTTATAATGATGTGAATGAAATTGATAAAGACGATTTGAAACGTTGGCTGGAAAAATCCAGAGAAATCCAATGGGATTATAAAAATATTGTGAAGCGGAAAGGTGTTTTGGAACGGTTGAAGTAATATTTAAAAACATAAAAGAAATACTTTTAAAACTAATATTAAGTTTGTCATTCCGTAGGAATCTAACCATACTTTTATCAATTATAGTGGAAATTCCTATGGAATGAAAAAATTCTGTTATCACATAAAATTCTTTCGTGACTTTTGACTTCGTCGAATCTTCGATTTGTGGTTAATAAAAAATAAATGCTGTCTTTAAGGATGGCATTTTTTATATTTGTTTAAATTTTAGAAAATATATGGAAAAGATAGACAGCCTGAACCAAGTTGCTGAATTTCACAAAACCTTCAACGCCCCAATTCTTGACACACCTCAGATTCCTTCAAAAGAACGTGCTGAGCTGAGAGTGAGCCTTTTACAGGAAGAATTGGACGAGCTGAAAAAAGCGATTGAAGACAACGATTTGGTGGAAGTTGCTGATGCACTTTGCGACCTTCAATACGTTTTGAGCGGCGCTGTTTTGGAATTTGGACTGGGCGATAAATTCGTGGAATTGTTCAATGAAGTTCAGCGTTCCAATATGTCCAAAGCTTGTGATAACGAAATTCAGGCGCAGGAAACAGTAGAATTCTACAAAGCCAAAGGAACAGATGCTTACTACGAAAAATCTGGCGATAAATACAATGTTCACCGCGTTGCAGACAACAAGGTTTTGAAGAACAAGTATTACTCCGCTGCTGATTTATCAGAT belongs to Chryseobacterium sp. KACC 21268 and includes:
- a CDS encoding DinB family protein produces the protein MIKELLISEFLQEAGNTRKVLEAIPDSALGWKSSEKTWSTAELASHVATIYAWYPEVLLSDAFELSDFKYERENHSASENILKKFEENFSLAKEAFEKLDENNLNTPWTMTMKEKVLIPPTPKYNIIRTTLFNHLYHHRGELIVYLRATGNKVPGFYGPTADDKF
- a CDS encoding DUF1801 domain-containing protein; translated protein: MNPDITSYNQKLESEDEKIATLLSEEIAKHLPEAENKIWHAHPVWFLAGNPIVGYSKQKRGIRLMFWSGKSFAEEKLNVEGEKFQDASIFYNDVNEIDKDDLKRWLEKSREIQWDYKNIVKRKGVLERLK
- a CDS encoding nucleoside triphosphate pyrophosphohydrolase family protein — translated: MEKIDSLNQVAEFHKTFNAPILDTPQIPSKERAELRVSLLQEELDELKKAIEDNDLVEVADALCDLQYVLSGAVLEFGLGDKFVELFNEVQRSNMSKACDNEIQAQETVEFYKAKGTDAYYEKSGDKYNVHRVADNKVLKNKYYSAADLSDIINK